GAAGAAGGCCCTGTACAGAACGAAGACGGTCGCGGTTCACCGGCTCGTCAAGGCGGATCCGGAGCGAACGCGGGTGGTCCGTCACGATCTCAACGGCGTCGACGAGATGTACTGCTTCTATTTCGGGGACGAGTATTCGTTCCATCAGCCGATCCCTGCGGTCGCTGACGAGCTACTGGATGGTATCGCCGCCGACGATTTGGAGACGACGGCGATTGATTTCGAGCCGTCGGCGGAGACGCAGGATCTCGAGTACTCGCTCGGCGAAACGTTGCGTTTCCTCGCGAGTCACCGGCTCGACGCTACCGACTACCTGGACGCGACGACCGTCGAAGACTACGACTGGGGAGTCGAGCTCTCGACGACGTTCGACTGCCTCGAGACGGACGCCCCGAGTGAGTCAAGCCACGGCGATCGGTAGCGTGAACCGTCAGCGAACCCAACCGGGACCGAATGTGGAGTCACGTGTTCGACCACGGGATCGAAATCGACGACTCGAGAATCGAGGCGTCCTCGGAGACGATTCGCGACCAGCTCCGTGAGTACGAGGACGGTGCCCGCGAGACGTTCGTCCTCGAGATAGCGTACCCCGACGATTTCACGGGAGCCGTTATGCGACCGATCGCGGCGATTCCGTTCGGCGAGACCCGCACCTACGGCGACCTCGCGGCCGACCTCGAGACGGCACCGATCGCCGTCGGGCAGGCCTGCGGCCGGAACCCGGTCCCCGTCGTCGTCCCCTGTCACCGCGTCGTGGGTCACGACTCGCTCGGCGGGTACGCCGGCGGCCTGGCGCTGAAACGGCGCCTGCTCGAGCACGAAGGGGGTTCGATTCCGGGACTCGAACACCAGTAGCCGGGATTCGAACCTGAACTCTCTCGTGGTACTTGGAACGGTAATTATCTCGCCTGTAGGCAACGGTCGTGGAATTCCTCAGGGCGTCAGCCGCTCGACCGACCACCACTCGATGTCGTCCTCGGCGACCAGCGCGAACACCATCGTCTTGCGGACCCCGTGGGCCAGCCGAACGTCGAGGGCGATGTCGCGAGGCTCGAAGACGTGATCGGCGGGATGGACCCGCACCAGCAGTTCGGAGTGACCGAGATCCTCGACGCTCTCGACGTCGGCGTAGGTCCGGAAGTCCGCGCCGAACTTGTATCCGGTCTTGGGGACGATATTGCGCTCGCGGAGTTCGGCGTAGACCCGCAGTCGGCGATCGAACCGCTCGCCCTCGACCTCGCGGCCCCGCTCCCGGACCGCCGCGGGATCGAGGCCGAGCGCGCCCCGCTCGGCGAGGTAGGTCGCCTCGAGCAGGGAACACTGCAGCGTCGGCTCGTCGTACTCCCGACCCTCGAGGGGCTGGCCGTAGAACGTCCGTTCGTACAGCTCCAGGGGCGGCTCCCAGACGACGACCCGGTCGGCGAGCAGATCCGCGCTACAGCCGTCAGGGAGTCCCGTCGCGGAGGATCCCGACGGGTCCCGTCGGCTCACCTCGAAGTACGTGATCTCGCTTTCCTCGTCGACGACCGCGAGGACGCCGTCCTCGAGGTCCCGTCCGGCGACGTCGGTTCGCTCTCCGAGAACCTGCAGGGCGTAGGCGATCTCGCCGTCGTCGGGTCCTTTTCCGCGGGGAAAGACGGCGAACTCCGTCTCCGGTGGATCCTCGATCCACGGCTCGGCGGCCGGCGAAAGGTAGAAGCCTCGCTCACGGAGGTCGGCATAGACCAGAAAGCGAACCCCGAAGTCGGGGCCGGGCTCGCGGGCCAACAACGATCGGAAGTCGAGTCGCTCGTCGCCGTCGACGACGGCCGCGAGATCGCCCCGGTAGAGTAGATGTGCCGCCTCGACCGGCGCGAGGGCGATCTCGTTGCCCGCAAGCGGGTAGCCGTAGCCCCGCGAGTCGTGATAGCGCTGGCGGGCGTCGCCACCGACGCGGACGACGCCGTCCTCGAACCGCCCCTCGAGTGACATACGCGATTCTTTGCCGGACATCACTAAGTGGCTGTGGATCGCGCCCGGACACGAGCTGTCCGTGGCGATCCGGCCGGATCAGTCGTCGACGCCGGCCTCGACCCGGTACTCGCCGACCCGCCCGCAGGTCGCGTCGAGACAGCGCGCGCCGGTTCCGGTCTCGAAGGTCGGTAGCCCGCAACCGCAGTCGCCGTCGAGGACGCCGGCGGGGATCGCGAACCCGGTGTCGCAGTCGGGGTAGTGCTCGCAGCCGGCGATCAGCCCGCCCCGGCGGAGGATCCGCAGGTCGCCGTCGCAGTTCGGCTCCGGACAGTTCCACTCGCGGTCGAACGCCTCGCGGACGGCCTCGTCCAGCGACTCGCAGCCCCGGTCGAGACAGACGTCGAACGCGAGCCCGCGCTCGACGCGCATTCGCGGGAGGCCACAGCCACAGCGTTCCTCGCGGATCGTCGCGTCGGAGGGGATCCCGTACCGGTCGCCGCAGTCGACGCAGTGGACCCCCGAGGAGCGAACGAGTGCACCGCCACAGTCCGGACAGGAACCGACGGGCGTCCCCGCCGCCGAGGACGGGTAGTGGGCGAACCCGTCCTGATCGTGGGCGGCGATCCGCAGGGTCTGGGTGTCTTTCTTCGCGACGAGCGTGAAGTCGTTCGCCCGGTCGCTCGAGACGCTGTCGGCCCGGGTGAGCCAGGCGACTGGCTGGTAGCCGTCGACGTCGTGGACGAGGACGGTGTTGTCGGGCTTGACGAGAGTCGTCACTCGGCCGCGGTACTCCGATTGATCGCTGTCCTCCGCGATGACGGTACAGTCGCCCGCGAGGACGCGGATGGCGTCGTCGATCACGGACGGTGTTGGCCGCGCTTCGGTACTTAAATTCGAATCCGGAGTCGACACCGTAGCTACAACGCCACACCTTTCTCTCTGCTCGCGGATCGGCCACTGTATGGCGGATTCGAACGAGGACGTCGATGTGGTAGACGCCGACGGACTCGAAGAGGAGGTCACGGCCCTGATAGGGGCGCTACGAACGGCCGAGGAGCCCGACGACGAGCTTCGGCGTCGAGCGGAGTCGGTCGTCGGGGAGCTGCAGGATCTCCTCGCGGCGGCCGACGGCGGACACGCACCGATCGACACCCGGACTGGCGGGACGATCACGCCGCTCTCGCCGACGCCAGAGCGGATCGACCTCGTCGACGTGGCCCACGCGCTCTCGAATCTCAGTCGGTTCACTGGACAGGGGAAGTACTTCTACAGCGTCGCTCGCCACTCGGTCCACGTCAGCCGCGAGGTCGAGGCCCGCGGCGGGGATCGGTCGGCACAGCAGTGGGGACTGCTCCACGACGCCAGCGAGGCCTACCTCTCGGACGTCCCCGCGCCGGTCAAGCGGAGCCTCCCCGGATACACGCGCGCCGAGCGACGGCTCCAGACGGCCGTCCGCGACGCCGTCGGGCTCGAGCTGACGGCCAACGCGGAACGGCTCGTCGACACGGTCGACGCCGACGTCGGCCGCTACGAGCTCGCGGTTCACTTTCCGAACGAGATCCGCGAGAAGCCCGCCCTCAAGTACGTCCCCGACGATATC
This genomic window from Natronococcus occultus SP4 contains:
- the endA gene encoding tRNA-intron lyase: MSLEGRFEDGVVRVGGDARQRYHDSRGYGYPLAGNEIALAPVEAAHLLYRGDLAAVVDGDERLDFRSLLAREPGPDFGVRFLVYADLRERGFYLSPAAEPWIEDPPETEFAVFPRGKGPDDGEIAYALQVLGERTDVAGRDLEDGVLAVVDEESEITYFEVSRRDPSGSSATGLPDGCSADLLADRVVVWEPPLELYERTFYGQPLEGREYDEPTLQCSLLEATYLAERGALGLDPAAVRERGREVEGERFDRRLRVYAELRERNIVPKTGYKFGADFRTYADVESVEDLGHSELLVRVHPADHVFEPRDIALDVRLAHGVRKTMVFALVAEDDIEWWSVERLTP
- a CDS encoding methylated-DNA--[protein]-cysteine S-methyltransferase, whose amino-acid sequence is MWSHVFDHGIEIDDSRIEASSETIRDQLREYEDGARETFVLEIAYPDDFTGAVMRPIAAIPFGETRTYGDLAADLETAPIAVGQACGRNPVPVVVPCHRVVGHDSLGGYAGGLALKRRLLEHEGGSIPGLEHQ